In Hymenobacter volaticus, the genomic window AAGTAGCCACTTGGTGGAAGCCCGACGCCGTGGAATTTGTGAACGAACTACCGCATACAGCTACTGGCAAGCTGTTGAAAACCAAGCTCCGGCAGGATTTTGCAGCTTATACATTTAAGTGAACTAGCGAAAGCTTCTCACACGAAAAGGCCGTCATGCCGAGCTTGTGCTCACTATGACGGCCTTTTATTGTTTGGTCAGGAATACCAACCCGATCAGGTCAACTCTATTCTGGTTTCGCGGGTGGTTGGCTTGTCGGCGGTTGCGTTGCAGGCTGCTGCGCCTTCATCTTGTCGCCAATCACCTGTTGCAGTTCCGGCAAGTGTTCTTGCACACGCTTCTGCCCTATTTCCACGCCAGCCATCATGAGTTGGGGCATTTTCTCGATGGTTTTGCGGCCGGTAGGCGTCTGGTAGAACTTGGTTAGCTCCTTCAACTCCTTCTCCGTGAATTCCTTGGTGTAGAGCGAAGTAATATCTTCTTTGATTGCCGGCCAACCCATGTACTTCGTGATAAAGGCGCGCATTTCGGGTTCCACTGCCTTCATTTCAGGACGCTGCGCTATTTGCGCCTCCAACATTTGATTCATCATGGAGGTGGTGTTCTTCTCACTTCCCGTCACGACGAGTAGTTCTTCAGCGGCTTTGCGGTGGCTGGCCGAAACCGGCGCGGCCGAGGCCGTAGCCGTAGAAGTTGTTGATTGGGCATTCACGATTGGGGCCGCCAGCAAAAGACTGGCCGCCAGTATCCACAGTTTTTTCATAACGGAAGTACGGAAATTCCTACGTCTTGGTAGGAGCACCCGGCTACCCCTACTTCAGACTTTGATGATAATCCGCTTCTTGTACATCACCCACAGGATGCCTAACCAAATCAGAACGCACACAATAGCCCCGGCCAGCGACGCATTAATCGGGCTGAAATATGGCGTAAAAAAAGTGGTGTAAAGCCACGTTTTGAGGGGCACCTCAGCCGCCGTCACCTTGATGATGTTAAGCGACTTGGCAACAATTGCCGACAGAAAAAACACCGTAATAGCGTTGACGCCATACACCAGTGCCGGCGTCGTGAAGCGGCGGTAGCCTTGAACATCGGTCAGCCAATAGAGGCCCGCTAGCGTAGCCATGGCCAGTCCGCCGGCGTAGAGCACGAAAGAGCTGGTCCAGAGCGCCTTGTTGATAGGAAACCATCCGTTCCAGATCAACCCTAGAATAACTGCCGCGCCACCTGCCACAAACAACCACGCCACCCGGGTAGCCGGGTCCACGTCTTTGCGGCGCAGCCACTGGCCAGTAAGCATTCCTAGCAAGCCCGTACCTACGGCCGGCAGCGTACCGAGTAACCCTTCCGGGTCCCAAGTGCGGCTGCTCGACCACAGGTGCTTCTCGGTGAAAACCACCCGATCTAGCCACGCGCCCAAGTTAGTGCTGGCTTCTAAGTTGGCAGGGCCGAAACCGGGCACTGGCACCACCTGCATCAGCACGTTGTAGAAAATCAAGCAGAAAGCCAGCAAGCCGATTTGCTGCCGCCGAGTGGTTTTCAGAAACAGGATTCCGCAAATCAAAAACACCCACGAGATACGCGCCAGCACGCCCGGAATTCGCACCGTCTCGAACTCAAACCGCGGGAACAGCGCTGAAAGTAACCCAAGCCCAAATAGGATAGCCGACCGTTTCAGAATCCGCACCATCGTGCGCCCGTGCGTTTCGGGCTGCCGCCGCGCTCCATCCAGCGCATACACAATACTCACCCCCACAATAAAGAGGAAGAAAGGAAAAATCAGGTCGGTGGGTGTGCAGCCGTGCCAGTGCGCGTGTTCCAGCGGCGCATAGATGTGTCCCCAATCTCCCGGGTTATTCACCAGTATCATGGCTGCCACCGTAATACCGCGAAACACATCAAGCGAAATAAGCCGCGCCGGCTGCGACGCCTCAACCAACGGCTGGGCATGCGTAGTTTCGACAGCAGCCTGGGTAGTAGTTTGCATGAGGAGGTTGAATAAACGGGCTACATATAAGCCAACAGCAACTTACGTCGATTACAATTTACACCTAGCCTGAGTAGGAAGTAAGCTGGTCTAACACCCCTCCTTGAAAGAAGGAGAGGTGCTAAAACTAGTTTTAAATAGCGGGGTCTTCCGGAGTGGCAATATTGTCTTCGCGCTCTACCCGTGGATAGGGATAGAAATTACGATTCCGCTCGGAACCCATAGCTCCCGGTCCAGGCCGCCCAAACCGGCGGCTGTCTTCAAGGCGAAATCCTTGAAAGGCTAATTCTACTTGGCGGTTGCGGTAAATATCTAGCAGAACAGCGTCTTGGGTGAGCAGGCCGGCATACGGAGGCAAACCTGCGCCGGGAGGTGCAGTGGGGTAAGGGGTACCATTTGCGCTTAGAGTGATGGTAGCAGCAGCGACACTAGTCCGTACTCGGTTCAATTCCGTCACAGCGTTGGTCAGGTCGTTTTTGCGCGCGTAGCCCTCAGCCCGAATCAATAACATCTCGCCAGGTATGTACACTGGAACAGGCGCAACGCTGGTCGTATAGAAGCCAGTACCGCGGTTCTGCGTTGAGGTAGGGCTGGCGCGGGTGTAAAAGGGTATTCGCCGATCATTTGCTTCAGGAGTTAGTGACCCTGTCAACCCAAGATTCACATCCGTCGGCTCGAAAACGTTGCGGTTGCTGAAAGCTACCTCAGATGCAGCATTACGAGCCAGATCATCGAAGGTGAAATATGATCGACTGTTCAGGTCCACGCGACCAGCGGCGGCAATGGCCTTGTCGTAGTCGCCAGCCAGCAGGCTATAGCGAGCGATAAGAGCTTGCAACGTATTAGGCAAGTTGATGCCCCCAACAATCTTACTGTTAAAATCTGTTGAAACCGGCGTAGCAGCCAGTTGTGTAGCTGCAATTTCCAGTTGTGCTACCGCAGACTGTAGCGCCGTTACCCGGTCTACAAACGGTGCATTAATCTGAGTAGTAATGGGTAATTGCTGAAAATACTGCGCTAAAGCACCAATGGCCAAAGCCCTAAAAATGCTAGCATAGGCGACAATGCCGCTGCGGGTGTTAGGGTCCCCAGCGTTATTGGCATTGGCCAATACTAAATCGGCGTTACTGCGCACTATTTGTGATTGTGTCCAGAGGTTGCGCACCACCGCGTTGAGGTTGGTGACGTTGCCAGCGCCCAAACTGATATTGAATTCTTCGTTATTGCCAACGTTAATCACCGTTAGTTCACGGGTGCTAAGGCCCCCGGCAGCTACTATGTTGTAAAGTGGGCTTAGGGCCCCTCCCGTAGTGAAACGCACCTGCATACCGTTGCACACGGTAATCAAGCCGTCAGAGTTTGTTATCACCTGCTCTTCACTAGCGGCGCTGGGGTTCAAATATTCTTTATTGCAGCTACCCATCGTGAGCGATAAGACAGCCAACAGTACTAATATCTTTTTCATGAGAAGGCAGAATGTGGGAAGTCAGGACCTAACTAGAATGTAGCCGACAAGCGAATTTGATAAGTGCGTGGAATAGGCACGTTTCCGAAGTCAATGGCCCGCAATAAATCAGAGGAACCACCTGCACTGGTCTCGGGGTCGAACCCTTTGTAGTCATCCCATGAATACAGGTTGCGGCCTATCAATGAGACGTCAAGGTTGCTGATGAACTTGCTAATGGTGGGCAGCGTGTAGGTGAGGGCTGTTTCGCGTAGCTTCACAAACGAGCCATCATCAATGCGAAACTCTTGCGTGTTGTATACTGAGAAGATATAGCCGCGCGGTAGTTCGCCCCGTAGCTCTTTCTCAGCCAAATCTCCTAGGCCTACGCCCTGACGAGTGCGATAATCAGCGTTGAACACATCTACACCCTGCACAGCGTCGAACAATACTCGTAACGAGAGCTTTTTGTATGTGAAATTGGTGCTGAAAGAGCCTGTCCAATCCGGGTTCGGGTTGCCGATAACAACGTTGGCAATACTAGTTCCTTGCGCATAACTAGGCTGGCCACTGACTTCGCGGGCAGGCGTGAAGTTGATATCGCCTGTTGATTGGCCGGTGGCGCGCTCATCCTGCGGAAAGCCCTGGGACGTAAGCAGCAACGAACCGTCGGGGTTACGAGCATAGGCCGAACCGTAAAACACGCCCGCCGGCTGCCCATTAAGCAGATACACTGGCGCCCCCGTCACATTGTCGATAGGAATGGCCGTTGTGCCTACTAAGTCCACTACCTTGTTGCGGTTGCGGCTAAAAATGGCCGTAAAGTCCCAACTGAAATCCGAGGTTTTCACTGGAGCGGCACTTAGTTGCAGTTCTATTCCTTTGTTATTAAGTCGGGCCACATTCTCCACAATACTCGAACCGCCTCGCGTTGGCGCAATTAGCCGGTTAACTACTAAATCTTTGGTTTTTTGGTTGTAAACCGTGACGCCTAACCCGATCCGGTCGTTGAGGAAGCCTAAGTCAGCCCCAACTTCAAACTCTGCGACCCGCTCCGGCCGCACGCGTGGGTTAGCTAGCTGTGCATTTGGTAAAAAAGTAGCGCGGCCCTGGAAAGCCACGGGTAAATATTGATAGAATCGGTCGTAGGAGTTGATAGCAGTGAGCCCGCCGGCCTCTCCATAGCTGGCCCGCAGCTTCAAGGAGTTGAAGGCCTTGCTGTAGCCCGCGTTCTGCCAGAAGCCCAGGTCGGAAGCTACCACTGAGCCACTCACTTTAGGGTAGTATTGGTTGGTTTCAGAGGGCGAAAATTTCGACGACCGGTCGCGGCGGATAGCCCCGGTCAGGAACGCCAAGTTGCGGTAACCAAAAGTGGCCTGCCCGAAAATGCCACTTAAGTCAAATTGGTCTAGATCGTACGCCGAACCCACGGTGGTACTAGACGAGCCGCTAACCGTTGTAATGAACGGGGTCTGGCCTTGCCCCTGTGTACGTACTAATTCTCCGCGAAAGTATTGGTAGCTGTAGCCGGCGAGCAGCGTCAGCTTGAAGTCCTCGGTCAATTGTCGGTCATACCCCAGATTTATGTCGGAGTTGAGTTGCAACGCGTTGTTGTTAGCATTAGCCGCAAAGCCTAGTGGGTAGCGAGCTAGTGGTAGACCAGCCGTAGCTTGGTAAGGATAAGGCCGAATATAGTTTTGACCGGCTTGTGAGTAAGTATCTACTCCCAGAATATAATCCACCGAAAAGCCCTTAAACGGCGTCAGGTTTACTTGCAGGTCGCTGATTGTACGATTGATGCGTTGCGTGAATCGCATATCCTCAACAGTGGATAAGGGATTGACCCGAGTGGGCTCTACAGCCAATAAATTGCCTTCTACATCACGCTGGTTGATATCATAGATGTTGTTGGTGATATTGATAGAATTGATGGGGCTGTAAAAGACGTTGCCGTTGGCTCTCTCATTAGCAAAGCTATTATTGTAAGCCACCCCCACCGAGGCACGAGCCCAATTGGTCAGGCGTTGGTCTATCCGTGCCCGCACATTGTAGCGCTTGAAATCAGTGCCCTCAATGATACCCTGGTTTTTCAGGTAACCCACCGACATTAGGTACTGCGTCCGCTCAGCCCCGCCCGAAATCGAAGCCCCGTTGTCGGTGCCATAACCAGTCCTGAAAATCTCATCGAAATAGTTGTAGCGCGTTACATCCACTAAGTTAGTAGCTAGTTGGGTAGTGGTGCCGGCGCGCGTTACGCCAACCGTTGTTACGCCGGACTGTCCAGCCAAAGTGCCCACAGGGCTAATAGGATAAAGCCGGAAAGTATTGGTGACCGGGCCCATGGGGCTTTGCGTAATGTATGTATTAGCGCCAAACTGCTTGCCATAGGTGTTCACTGGCACCGATTTGCGCAGCTCGTTGATGTTGAAGCTGGTGTATACCGATACTCGGGCCTGGCCAGCCTGCCCGCGTTTGGTGGTGATAATTACTACGCCATTGGATGCCCGCGAGCCATACTGCGCGGCCGCTGCTGCCCCGTTGATGACGTTGATGCTGGCTATGTCGTTAGGGTTAAGATCGGCCAACCGGTTCTGTCCTGCGTTGGCCGCTCCAATATCCAAGCTCGTCGCCAGTTGCGACACGTTAGTGCTGTTGTTGCTCACAATCACCCCATCGATAACATAGAGAGGGTCAGAAGAGCCGCGCAGGGAGTGAATGCCCCGTAATCGCACCGATAATGAGCCCGAAGGGTCGCCAGAATTCTGCACGATTTGAGCACCAGGCAGTTTGCCCTGTAGGGCATTGAGCGCGCCACCTGTACCGGTTTGCACTAAGTCGCGGGCGGTTACCGTGGTAATAGCATTGCCTAGCTCGCGCTTGTTCACGCTGATCGTGGAGCCAATTACCACTACATCATCGAGCGTTTGACGGGCTTCCGTTAGCGCAACGTCGGTGCTGACCGCGGAGTTGCTTCCTAGCGTAATGGGTCGGGATTGGGCTTTGTAGCCGATAGTAGAAAACGTCAGCGTGTAGGCACCGGGCTTCACCCGTACGGGTAAGGTGTAATTGCCTTCGGCGTCGGTGGCAGTGCCTAGGGTGGTACCACCCAGCAGCACTGTAGTGCCTGGTACGCCCTGACCTCGCTCGTCGGTGACTCGACCTTGCAGGGTGTAGGCTTGGTTGCCGTCGGTTTGGGCTAGGGCCGCTGTGTGCAATAGAGTGCCGGCAAAAGGCCAGGCTAATGTTAGCGCAAGCCTAGCCAGAGGGTAAGTGTTCCGCATAGTTCAGGAAAGGAAAAAGTGGTGTGGGAATTAAAGGAAAGCCTTGTTAATATAGGGTTTATATGATACTACTACAGCAGTATCGGTTACACGGAAAGAGCCTTTTTCAAAGGAGGATTGCTATCAACCGCGCGTCACCTCCAGGTTGCAAGCACAGCATGCTTCTTGGTCTTACCAAGGAAACATATTTTAAACTAGCTCCACAGCGCCCCCCTTTGTAAAGCTGAATCAGCTTATCACTTCGCCTCTTATAATAAAGGCGTTACAGCCCGCAGAATGGTTGGATACATGCATCGCTTTTCGTAACCACTGCCCGCACTCCAGGAAGTGCCTCCGCTCTAAATCAACGACTTCAAGCGAATCAATGCAAATACTTGCTTAGAACTCTCACCCGTCAAAAGCCTCGATACCCCTGTATTCACGTAGGCCGAGTTAGTTGTAGAGGCGGGCGGTGGCACTTGGTAACGAGCTGGTAGTTAAGCTGTTTAACACAGCAGTTCGGTTCTCGGCGGCGCGCTGCCCGCTAAAACTGACTAGCTCGTGAAGCACATTGGCGGAGGCCAATTTGGAATATGGAAGTACTCGGACTGGAACGCGAGTGGTAGCGGCAACGTGGACCATGGGAGTAAGTCGATGAAGTAGAAGGGTAAGCTGGAGCTTTTCGGAGAAGATTCAAAATCAAAAAATTCCTGAATTAAATCCCATATATAGTTGGTTGCACATGACGAGCTTTCTAGTTTAGGCTTTGCTTACTTTCATTCATCGGGTTCAAACCCTTGCTATTAACTCGATGAAGCTTAAACAGCGGTCTTTACCCCAGCTTTCGCCTAATGCTCGTCACTTGGTTTTGTTGTCTACCATTTCATAAGATCTGCCACGAATCCGGCCGGAATTCGCCTGCATAGTGCAGCTGAACTCCGGCCGACTGCTTTCCGAGCCTTTTCTCCTTCACATTCACCCTCTCTACTCTCTATGAAAAGACTTTACTTGCTGCCTGCCAGCTTGTGCGTGCTGGTGGCCCCGTCTGGCTTCGCCCAGGCGCAACGCACCATCACGGGTGTGGTCACGTCGGCTGCCGACCGGAGTCCGCTGCCGGGCGTAACGGTTCTGGTGAAGGGCACTACCACAGGCACCAGCACCGGCCCCGATGGCCGCTACACGATTCAGGCTGCACCGGGCAACACGCTCACCTTTAGCTTTATCGGCTACACCACGCTCGAGCGCGCCGTCGGCGACGAAACCACCCTTGATATTGGCCTAAAAGAGAATACCACAGAGTTGAAAGACGTAGTGGTAACGGGTTACAACATCGGGCAGGAAAGGCGCGATATTGTGACAGCAGTGCAGGAAGTGAAGTCTAAAGACATCATCGACTCGCGCCAAACCAACGTCGTGAATGCCTTGCAGGGCAAAGTGGCGGGCGTGAACATCACCTCGTCGGGTGGGTCGCCGGGTGAGGGCACAGCCATCGTGATTCGGGGGGCACTTCACTCGACGGTGATAACCAGCCGCTGTTTATCATCGACGGTATCATCATGGATAACTCGTCGTTTCAGGAAAGCACGGCGCCGGGAGCCGGGTCGCAGTTCAACGGCCAGCTGGGCCGCTCGGTGGGCACACCCAACCGCGCCGGCGACATCAACCCCGAAGATATTGCCAGCATCACAGTCCTGAAAGGTCCGGCTGCCGCTGCACTATATGGTTTGCGCGCGGCCAACGGGGCTGTGGTTATTACCACCAAAAAAGGCGTAGCGGGCCGTACGACGCTCAGCTACCGCACCCAGTTTTCGGTGGACGAGGTGAACCGGCTACCTAAGCTCCAACGCGAGTACGGGCAGGGCATTGAAGGTGTGTTTGACGCCACCACGCGTAACTCATGGGGCGCACGTTTCCAGCCAGACCAACCGATTTACGATAACCTAGGCGATTTTTTCCAGAAAGGTTATGCGTTTCAGAACTTTCTAAATATGTCGGGCGGCACGGAAAAGGCTACGTTCTTTGTGTCAGCGTCGCGGCTCGACCAGACGGGCGTAACTCCCGAAAACGACTACGACAAGACCACAGTCCGCCTCTCGGGCACAGCCCAGATTTCGCCGAAAATAAGCGTGACGGCCTCGGCCCAATACCTGAACTCGGGCGGCCGACGTACCCTACAAGGTCCGGGTATTCTGACCACCGCTGGCAGTTCGTCTGGGGGCTTCTTACTAAGCTTGTTGAACTGGCCCCAGAACGACGACGCCCGCAACTACCTGAACGCGGACGGCACGCGCCGCCGTTTGCTACCACCCAACACCGGCATTGATGCCGACGCCGATAACCCGTACTGGACAGCCCGCTTCAACCCCCAAACCGACCGTACCAACCGCTTCATCGGGAACACGCAGCTGAGCTATCAGCCCTTCACGTTCCTGACTCTGAGCCATAACATCGGTACTGATTTGGCTAGCTCCCACTCCACTTCGGTGCGAGCGGTAGGTACTTCGCAGGCTAGCAACCAGAACGGTGGTATTGCTGAAACTGTGGACTTGAACCGCTTGCTGACGGCTACTACACTGGCTTCCTTCAACCATACGTTCAACCAAAACTTCCGCGGCACACTGGTTCTCGGCAACACCATCGAGCAGAGCCGCGACGAAGCAGTAGACTATGTTGGTCTGATCTTCCAGAACCCAACGTTTACCAGCATTAATAACACGGTAAACCGCAGTGCCTTGCAGCGTTTATCGGTGCGACGGCTGGTTGGCAACTTCGCCCGTGTGAGTGCCTCGTTGTATGATCAGGTGACAGTGGAATTGCAGGGCCGCTACGACCAATCCTCGACCCTGCCCCGCCCCGACGAAGGCAAAATCTTCGGCAAGGGTTTTGGGTACGGCTCGGCAGCAGTCGGCTACGAGTTTACGCGCACCTTGGGCATGGAGCAGAACAAGATTCTCAACTATGGTAAGCTCCGGGCCTCAGTAGCGGAGGTAGGTCGCGACACCGGGCCGTATCGCGTAGAGTCGCCGCTAACTACCAACACTTACATCGGGGGCGGTTTCCGCAACGACTTCTTCGGCTCGAACCCGCTACTGAAGCCCGAGCGCACTCGCTCCTACGAAGCGGGCATCAACCTACAATTCTTACAAAACCGCCTCGGCCTCGACTTCAACTACTACTTCTCGCGCACCAAAGACCAACTGATTGCGCCCCGCGTGAGTCAAGCCAGT contains:
- a CDS encoding DUF2059 domain-containing protein, whose amino-acid sequence is MKKLWILAASLLLAAPIVNAQSTTSTATASAAPVSASHRKAAEELLVVTGSEKNTTSMMNQMLEAQIAQRPEMKAVEPEMRAFITKYMGWPAIKEDITSLYTKEFTEKELKELTKFYQTPTGRKTIEKMPQLMMAGVEIGQKRVQEHLPELQQVIGDKMKAQQPATQPPTSQPPAKPE
- a CDS encoding acyltransferase family protein, with amino-acid sequence MQTTTQAAVETTHAQPLVEASQPARLISLDVFRGITVAAMILVNNPGDWGHIYAPLEHAHWHGCTPTDLIFPFFLFIVGVSIVYALDGARRQPETHGRTMVRILKRSAILFGLGLLSALFPRFEFETVRIPGVLARISWVFLICGILFLKTTRRQQIGLLAFCLIFYNVLMQVVPVPGFGPANLEASTNLGAWLDRVVFTEKHLWSSSRTWDPEGLLGTLPAVGTGLLGMLTGQWLRRKDVDPATRVAWLFVAGGAAVILGLIWNGWFPINKALWTSSFVLYAGGLAMATLAGLYWLTDVQGYRRFTTPALVYGVNAITVFFLSAIVAKSLNIIKVTAAEVPLKTWLYTTFFTPYFSPINASLAGAIVCVLIWLGILWVMYKKRIIIKV
- a CDS encoding RagB/SusD family nutrient uptake outer membrane protein, whose amino-acid sequence is MKKILVLLAVLSLTMGSCNKEYLNPSAASEEQVITNSDGLITVCNGMQVRFTTGGALSPLYNIVAAGGLSTRELTVINVGNNEEFNISLGAGNVTNLNAVVRNLWTQSQIVRSNADLVLANANNAGDPNTRSGIVAYASIFRALAIGALAQYFQQLPITTQINAPFVDRVTALQSAVAQLEIAATQLAATPVSTDFNSKIVGGINLPNTLQALIARYSLLAGDYDKAIAAAGRVDLNSRSYFTFDDLARNAASEVAFSNRNVFEPTDVNLGLTGSLTPEANDRRIPFYTRASPTSTQNRGTGFYTTSVAPVPVYIPGEMLLIRAEGYARKNDLTNAVTELNRVRTSVAAATITLSANGTPYPTAPPGAGLPPYAGLLTQDAVLLDIYRNRQVELAFQGFRLEDSRRFGRPGPGAMGSERNRNFYPYPRVEREDNIATPEDPAI
- a CDS encoding SusC/RagA family TonB-linked outer membrane protein; translation: MRNTYPLARLALTLAWPFAGTLLHTAALAQTDGNQAYTLQGRVTDERGQGVPGTTVLLGGTTLGTATDAEGNYTLPVRVKPGAYTLTFSTIGYKAQSRPITLGSNSAVSTDVALTEARQTLDDVVVIGSTISVNKRELGNAITTVTARDLVQTGTGGALNALQGKLPGAQIVQNSGDPSGSLSVRLRGIHSLRGSSDPLYVIDGVIVSNNSTNVSQLATSLDIGAANAGQNRLADLNPNDIASINVINGAAAAAQYGSRASNGVVIITTKRGQAGQARVSVYTSFNINELRKSVPVNTYGKQFGANTYITQSPMGPVTNTFRLYPISPVGTLAGQSGVTTVGVTRAGTTTQLATNLVDVTRYNYFDEIFRTGYGTDNGASISGGAERTQYLMSVGYLKNQGIIEGTDFKRYNVRARIDQRLTNWARASVGVAYNNSFANERANGNVFYSPINSINITNNIYDINQRDVEGNLLAVEPTRVNPLSTVEDMRFTQRINRTISDLQVNLTPFKGFSVDYILGVDTYSQAGQNYIRPYPYQATAGLPLARYPLGFAANANNNALQLNSDINLGYDRQLTEDFKLTLLAGYSYQYFRGELVRTQGQGQTPFITTVSGSSSTTVGSAYDLDQFDLSGIFGQATFGYRNLAFLTGAIRRDRSSKFSPSETNQYYPKVSGSVVASDLGFWQNAGYSKAFNSLKLRASYGEAGGLTAINSYDRFYQYLPVAFQGRATFLPNAQLANPRVRPERVAEFEVGADLGFLNDRIGLGVTVYNQKTKDLVVNRLIAPTRGGSSIVENVARLNNKGIELQLSAAPVKTSDFSWDFTAIFSRNRNKVVDLVGTTAIPIDNVTGAPVYLLNGQPAGVFYGSAYARNPDGSLLLTSQGFPQDERATGQSTGDINFTPAREVSGQPSYAQGTSIANVVIGNPNPDWTGSFSTNFTYKKLSLRVLFDAVQGVDVFNADYRTRQGVGLGDLAEKELRGELPRGYIFSVYNTQEFRIDDGSFVKLRETALTYTLPTISKFISNLDVSLIGRNLYSWDDYKGFDPETSAGGSSDLLRAIDFGNVPIPRTYQIRLSATF
- a CDS encoding TonB-dependent receptor domain-containing protein — protein: MDNSSFQESTAPGAGSQFNGQLGRSVGTPNRAGDINPEDIASITVLKGPAAAALYGLRAANGAVVITTKKGVAGRTTLSYRTQFSVDEVNRLPKLQREYGQGIEGVFDATTRNSWGARFQPDQPIYDNLGDFFQKGYAFQNFLNMSGGTEKATFFVSASRLDQTGVTPENDYDKTTVRLSGTAQISPKISVTASAQYLNSGGRRTLQGPGILTTAGSSSGGFLLSLLNWPQNDDARNYLNADGTRRRLLPPNTGIDADADNPYWTARFNPQTDRTNRFIGNTQLSYQPFTFLTLSHNIGTDLASSHSTSVRAVGTSQASNQNGGIAETVDLNRLLTATTLASFNHTFNQNFRGTLVLGNTIEQSRDEAVDYVGLIFQNPTFTSINNTVNRSALQRLSVRRLVGNFARVSASLYDQVTVELQGRYDQSSTLPRPDEGKIFGKGFGYGSAAVGYEFTRTLGMEQNKILNYGKLRASVAEVGRDTGPYRVESPLTTNTYIGGGFRNDFFGSNPLLKPERTRSYEAGINLQFLQNRLGLDFNYYFSRTKDQLIAPRVSQASGYILQYINGGVVTNEGQEVTLNGTPIKDAGASHGIFWPTFTTIPTSPSRCPRL